A single region of the Streptomyces sp. NBC_00425 genome encodes:
- the mltG gene encoding endolytic transglycosylase MltG: MTEYGRGPGSEPWHPEDPLYGDGGWEGQQAHPGHQPAYGGQQQQHHYPQGQQPQGQQQPQQQGYGDWGQGHAQQYDPQYQGYDQQQYMGQEQQQYAQQNQQPYHQGYQEGGWDGTGTHAHVPYAADPGDPYGQQAAAYGAQQPDFYGTPDAYPPPEPPNRRQSAPEPEPEAAAAPEPEPGQKTDWDPGPDQGEHAFFAGGGGQDDEGEDEDDGDEPEGRGERRGRGGKGAKGGKGSKGAEGKKSRNGTACLIVVLVFTGGLGGVGYFGYQFYQNRYGAAPDFAGDGSGTAVTVEIPKGAGGYDIGRILKAAGVVESVDAFVSAQQGNPKGKTIQDGVYTLQKRMSAASAVELLLSPKSRSNLVIAEGLRNSKVYTMIDKRLEVAAGTTAGVAKKSYKTLGLPAWALNRPDLKDPLEGFLYPSSYAVSKGQKPDAVLKKMVARAAEKYQEFDLDKKASALGLDGPWQLLTVASLVQAEGTSHDDFRKMAEVVYNRLKPGNPQTYGSLEFDSTYNYVKNQSKIDLSIAELRNYDNPYNTYHEKGLPPGPIDNPGDDALKGALNPTHDGWYYFLSTDGKSSKFTKTLAEHEKLVNAWNASKGKN, translated from the coding sequence ATGACTGAGTATGGCCGGGGCCCCGGCTCCGAACCGTGGCATCCGGAGGACCCGTTGTACGGGGACGGCGGATGGGAAGGGCAGCAGGCCCACCCGGGTCATCAGCCTGCCTACGGCGGCCAGCAGCAGCAACACCACTACCCGCAGGGTCAGCAGCCACAGGGTCAGCAGCAGCCGCAGCAGCAGGGGTACGGCGACTGGGGCCAGGGGCACGCGCAGCAGTACGACCCGCAGTACCAGGGCTACGACCAGCAGCAGTACATGGGCCAGGAGCAGCAGCAGTACGCCCAGCAGAACCAGCAGCCCTACCACCAGGGGTACCAGGAGGGCGGCTGGGACGGCACGGGCACCCATGCCCACGTCCCGTACGCGGCCGATCCCGGCGACCCCTACGGTCAGCAGGCCGCGGCCTACGGCGCCCAGCAGCCCGACTTCTACGGCACCCCGGACGCGTATCCGCCGCCGGAGCCGCCCAACCGGCGGCAGTCGGCGCCGGAGCCCGAACCGGAGGCGGCGGCCGCGCCGGAACCGGAGCCGGGGCAGAAGACCGACTGGGATCCCGGTCCCGACCAGGGCGAGCACGCGTTCTTCGCGGGTGGCGGGGGCCAGGACGACGAGGGCGAGGACGAGGACGACGGCGACGAGCCGGAGGGGCGCGGCGAGCGGCGGGGACGCGGCGGGAAAGGCGCCAAGGGCGGCAAGGGTTCCAAAGGGGCCGAAGGCAAGAAGAGCCGTAACGGCACCGCGTGCCTGATCGTCGTCCTGGTGTTCACCGGCGGTCTCGGCGGAGTGGGCTACTTCGGCTACCAGTTCTACCAGAATCGTTACGGCGCGGCCCCGGACTTCGCGGGCGACGGCTCCGGCACGGCGGTGACCGTCGAGATTCCCAAAGGCGCGGGCGGATATGACATCGGCCGCATTCTGAAGGCGGCCGGCGTCGTCGAGAGCGTCGACGCATTCGTCTCGGCGCAGCAAGGAAATCCCAAGGGTAAAACGATTCAGGACGGCGTCTACACGTTGCAGAAACGTATGTCTGCGGCGAGTGCGGTCGAGCTGCTGCTCAGCCCGAAGAGCCGTAGCAACCTCGTCATCGCCGAGGGGCTGCGCAACTCCAAGGTCTACACCATGATCGACAAGCGTCTCGAAGTGGCGGCGGGAACCACCGCGGGGGTCGCCAAGAAGTCGTACAAGACGCTCGGCCTGCCCGCCTGGGCGCTCAACCGGCCCGATCTGAAGGACCCGCTGGAAGGATTCCTCTACCCGTCCAGCTACGCCGTCTCCAAGGGCCAGAAGCCCGATGCCGTCCTGAAGAAGATGGTCGCTCGGGCCGCGGAGAAGTACCAGGAGTTCGACCTGGACAAGAAGGCCTCCGCCCTGGGCCTCGACGGTCCGTGGCAACTGCTGACCGTGGCGAGCCTGGTGCAGGCGGAGGGCACGAGCCACGACGACTTCCGCAAGATGGCCGAGGTGGTCTACAACCGCCTCAAGCCCGGAAACCCCCAGACGTACGGCTCGTTGGAGTTCGACTCCACGTACAACTACGTGAAGAACCAGAGCAAGATCGACCTGTCCATCGCCGAACTGCGGAATTACGACAACCCGTACAACACCTATCACGAGAAGGGCCTGCCGCCGGGGCCCATCGACAATCCCGGCGACGACGCGCTGAAGGGCGCGCTCAACCCGACGCACGACGGCTGGTACTACTTCCTCTCGACGGACGGCAAGAGCAGCAAGTTCACCAAGACGCTCGCCGAGCACGAGAAGCTGGTCAACGCGTGGAATGCGAGCAAGGGAAAGAACTGA
- a CDS encoding shikimate dehydrogenase, whose translation MAAAEATDARRAAVLGSPIAHSLSPALHRAAYEALELTGWTYDRFEVDEEALPAFVDALGAEWAGLSLTMPLKRAVIPLLDEITETAASVEAVNTLVLTEDGRRVGDNTDIPGMVAALRERGVEQVESAAILGAGATASSALAALSRVCAGEIVAYVRSEARAAEMRQWGARLDVDVRIADWADAADALRFPLVVATTPAGATDALAASVPERPATLFDVLYDPWPTELAARWSMFGGAVVSGLDLLVHQAVLQVEQMTGRAPAPVEAMRTAGEHALSARRQSP comes from the coding sequence ATGGCAGCAGCAGAAGCAACCGACGCCCGCAGGGCCGCCGTCCTCGGCAGCCCCATCGCCCACTCCCTCTCCCCGGCGCTGCACCGCGCCGCGTACGAGGCGCTGGAGCTCACCGGCTGGACGTACGACCGCTTCGAGGTGGACGAGGAGGCGCTGCCCGCCTTCGTCGACGCACTCGGCGCGGAGTGGGCCGGACTCTCGCTGACCATGCCGCTGAAGCGCGCGGTCATCCCGCTGCTCGACGAGATCACCGAGACGGCGGCCTCCGTCGAGGCGGTCAACACCCTCGTCCTCACCGAGGACGGCCGCCGGGTCGGCGACAACACCGACATCCCCGGCATGGTCGCGGCGCTGCGCGAGCGCGGCGTCGAACAGGTCGAGTCGGCCGCGATCCTCGGCGCGGGAGCCACCGCGTCCTCGGCGCTGGCCGCTCTGTCCCGGGTCTGCGCCGGCGAGATCGTCGCCTACGTCCGCAGCGAGGCCCGGGCCGCCGAGATGCGGCAGTGGGGCGCACGGCTCGACGTCGACGTGCGGATCGCCGACTGGGCGGACGCCGCCGACGCCCTGCGCTTCCCGCTGGTCGTCGCGACCACCCCGGCCGGGGCCACCGACGCGCTGGCGGCCTCGGTGCCCGAACGCCCGGCCACCCTCTTCGACGTGCTCTACGACCCGTGGCCGACCGAGCTGGCCGCCCGCTGGTCCATGTTCGGCGGCGCCGTCGTCAGCGGCCTCGACCTGCTGGTGCACCAGGCGGTGCTCCAGGTGGAGCAGATGACCGGCCGGGCCCCGGCCCCCGTGGAGGCCATGCGCACGGCCGGAGAACACGCGCTGAGCGCCCGGCGGCAGTCGCCCTGA
- the aroC gene encoding chorismate synthase → MSRLRWLTAGESHGPALVATLEGLPAGVPITTEMVADHLARRRLGYGRGARMKFERDEVTFLGGVRHGLTMGSPVAVMVGNTEWPKWEQVMAADPVDPEILAGLARNAPLTRPRPGHADLAGMQKYGFDEARPILERASARETAARVALGAVARSYLKETAGIEIVSHVVELAAAKAPYGVYPTPADVEKLDADPVRCLDADASKAMVAEIDQAHKDGDTLGGVVEVLAYDVPVGLGSHVHWDRRLDARLAAALMGIQAIKGVEVGDGFDLARVPGSKAHDEILATGDGIRRASGRSGGTEGGLTTGELLRVRAAMKPIATVPRALQTVDVATGEATQAHHQRSDVCAVPAAGIVAEAMVALVLADAVAEKFGGDSVTETRRNVRSYLDNLHIR, encoded by the coding sequence TTGAGCAGGCTGCGTTGGCTGACCGCGGGGGAGTCCCACGGTCCCGCACTTGTCGCGACGCTGGAGGGCCTTCCCGCCGGCGTGCCGATCACCACGGAGATGGTCGCCGACCACCTCGCGCGGCGGCGGCTCGGCTATGGGCGCGGTGCGCGTATGAAGTTCGAGCGCGACGAGGTCACCTTCCTCGGCGGTGTCCGGCACGGCCTGACCATGGGCTCCCCGGTGGCCGTCATGGTGGGCAACACGGAGTGGCCGAAGTGGGAGCAGGTGATGGCCGCAGACCCGGTCGACCCCGAGATCCTCGCCGGCCTGGCCCGCAACGCCCCGCTCACCCGGCCGCGCCCCGGCCACGCCGACCTCGCCGGGATGCAGAAGTACGGCTTCGACGAGGCCCGGCCGATCCTCGAGCGCGCCTCCGCCCGGGAGACGGCCGCCCGGGTCGCGCTCGGCGCGGTGGCCCGGTCGTACCTCAAGGAGACGGCCGGCATCGAGATCGTCTCCCACGTCGTCGAGCTGGCCGCCGCGAAGGCGCCCTACGGTGTGTACCCGACCCCCGCCGACGTCGAGAAGCTGGACGCGGACCCGGTGCGCTGCCTGGACGCGGACGCCTCGAAGGCGATGGTCGCGGAGATCGACCAGGCCCACAAGGACGGCGACACCCTCGGCGGGGTCGTCGAGGTGCTGGCGTACGACGTCCCGGTCGGCCTCGGCTCGCACGTGCACTGGGACCGCCGGCTGGACGCCCGGCTGGCCGCCGCGCTGATGGGCATTCAGGCGATCAAGGGCGTCGAGGTCGGTGACGGCTTCGACCTCGCGCGCGTGCCCGGTTCGAAGGCCCACGACGAGATCCTCGCCACCGGCGACGGGATCAGGCGCGCCTCCGGCCGCTCCGGCGGCACCGAGGGCGGGCTGACCACCGGCGAGCTGCTGCGCGTGCGCGCGGCGATGAAGCCGATCGCGACCGTGCCGCGGGCCCTGCAGACGGTGGACGTCGCCACGGGCGAGGCGACGCAGGCGCACCACCAGCGATCCGACGTGTGCGCGGTCCCGGCCGCCGGGATCGTCGCCGAGGCGATGGTCGCGCTGGTGCTGGCGGACGCGGTGGCGGAGAAGTTCGGCGGTGACAGCGTCACCGAGACCCGCCGCAACGTGCGGTCGTACCTCGACAACCTGCACATCCGATGA
- a CDS encoding shikimate kinase: protein MSGPLVVLVGPMGVGKSTVGQLLAERVGVGYRDTDDDIVAEQGRSIAEIFVDEGEDAFRAIEKLAVRRALGEHDGVLALGGGAILDADTRGLLAGRRVVYLAMDVEEAVRRTGLGVARPLLAVNPRKQWRELMDARRPLYESVATVVVTTDGRTPEEVGQIALDALELKEA, encoded by the coding sequence ATGAGCGGGCCGCTGGTCGTCCTGGTCGGCCCGATGGGCGTCGGCAAGTCCACCGTCGGGCAGCTGCTCGCCGAACGGGTCGGTGTCGGCTACCGGGACACCGACGACGACATCGTCGCCGAGCAGGGCCGCAGCATCGCGGAGATCTTCGTCGACGAGGGTGAGGACGCGTTCCGCGCGATCGAGAAGCTCGCCGTGCGGCGCGCGCTCGGCGAGCACGACGGCGTCCTGGCACTCGGCGGCGGCGCGATCCTGGACGCCGACACCCGCGGCCTGCTGGCCGGGCGGCGCGTGGTCTACCTGGCCATGGACGTCGAGGAGGCCGTCAGGCGCACCGGGCTGGGCGTGGCCCGTCCGCTGCTCGCGGTGAACCCGCGCAAGCAGTGGCGCGAGCTGATGGACGCCCGCCGTCCTCTCTACGAGAGCGTGGCCACGGTGGTGGTCACGACGGACGGTCGTACGCCCGAAGAGGTCGGTCAGATCGCCCTGGACGCTTTGGAGTTGAAGGAAGCATGA